One genomic segment of Nitrospira sp. SG-bin1 includes these proteins:
- a CDS encoding ferrochelatase: MSGLQGHTAVLLMAMGGPDCLANVEPFLRDVRGGRPTPPELVEEIRERYRATGGKSPAVGITQEVAKKLAQRLNAADNCRYKVYVGLRHWHPFIKETYAELLKESPEQVIGLCMAPQQSSLSTGAYRKKVEEARAELGDRTEVTYVGSWNRHPRLIAAIVDNIRQALQKFPSDVRTTVPVLFTAHSLPERILAMKDPYPDEVKGTVEAVTRSLGNQPTYFAYQSQGRSGEPWLGPTVEAMLDTIRQGGHRHLLVAPIGFICDHVETLFDIDIELKQLAVTNGIQLERIAMLNDSSALIETLQDVLSAHQSSLCLP, encoded by the coding sequence ATGTCTGGTTTGCAAGGTCACACAGCCGTTCTTTTGATGGCGATGGGCGGGCCCGATTGCCTGGCCAACGTCGAGCCGTTTTTGCGCGATGTTCGCGGGGGGCGGCCGACACCCCCGGAGCTCGTGGAGGAAATTCGGGAGCGATACCGAGCCACCGGTGGAAAATCGCCGGCCGTCGGCATCACGCAGGAGGTCGCGAAGAAACTGGCGCAGCGACTGAATGCCGCGGATAACTGCCGGTACAAGGTGTATGTCGGTTTACGGCATTGGCATCCCTTCATCAAAGAAACGTACGCCGAGCTGTTGAAGGAATCGCCGGAACAGGTCATTGGCTTGTGCATGGCTCCACAACAGTCCTCCTTGAGCACCGGAGCCTATCGCAAGAAAGTGGAAGAGGCTCGTGCCGAGCTGGGTGATCGCACGGAGGTGACCTATGTCGGCAGTTGGAACCGACATCCCCGGTTGATCGCGGCGATAGTGGATAACATTCGGCAAGCTCTCCAGAAGTTTCCTTCCGATGTGCGGACAACGGTGCCGGTCTTGTTTACCGCGCATAGCCTTCCGGAACGAATTCTAGCGATGAAGGATCCTTATCCGGACGAGGTCAAGGGTACGGTTGAGGCCGTGACTAGATCATTGGGGAACCAACCGACGTACTTCGCCTATCAGAGCCAGGGGCGATCGGGTGAACCGTGGCTTGGACCAACCGTTGAAGCCATGCTGGACACGATCCGGCAGGGAGGACACCGGCATCTGTTGGTGGCGCCCATCGGGTTTATCTGTGACCATGTTGAGACCTTGTTCGATATCGATATCGAATTGAAGCAGTTGGCCGTGACCAATGGCATACAGCTCGAGCGCATCGCCATGCTGAACGACTCGTCCGCACTCATCGAGACGCTGCAAGACGTGTTGTCAGCACACCAATCGTCCCTCTGTCTTCCGTGA
- a CDS encoding uroporphyrinogen decarboxylase, with amino-acid sequence MNDRFLKACRREPVDCTPVWFMRQAGRYMSEYRTLRAKHSILDMCKTPELATQVTLQPIDRFPLDAAIIFADILLPLEPMGISLEFAAGEGPVIHNPVRDRAAVDRLHVIDGDELDYVAEAIRQTRRALDGRVPLIGFAGAPFTLASYAIEGGGSRNYLHTKQMMYGDPTAWHRLMDKFARVLTGYLRRQIQAGAQAIQLFDSWVGCLSAGDYAEYVMPHVQRIFDGLKREGVPMIHFGTGTTAILRQMREAGGDVIGIDWRVHLDEAWSMVGHDHAVQGNLDPLVLFAPLHEIERRVEDILRRAGGRPGHIFNLGHGILPTTPVEHVAATIDMVHKLSQR; translated from the coding sequence ATGAACGATCGATTTCTCAAGGCCTGTCGCCGAGAACCTGTCGATTGCACGCCCGTGTGGTTTATGCGCCAAGCCGGACGCTACATGTCTGAGTATCGGACGTTGCGCGCCAAACATTCGATCCTGGACATGTGCAAGACTCCGGAGCTTGCGACGCAAGTGACCCTCCAGCCGATCGATCGATTTCCGCTCGATGCCGCCATCATTTTTGCCGACATCTTGCTTCCGTTGGAACCGATGGGGATCAGTCTGGAATTTGCCGCCGGAGAAGGGCCGGTCATTCACAATCCGGTCCGCGATCGTGCGGCGGTGGATCGGCTTCACGTGATTGACGGGGACGAACTCGATTATGTGGCGGAGGCCATCCGACAAACGCGACGCGCTCTCGACGGACGCGTGCCGTTGATCGGATTTGCCGGTGCGCCGTTCACGCTTGCCAGCTATGCGATTGAAGGGGGTGGGTCGCGCAACTATCTACACACCAAGCAGATGATGTACGGCGATCCCACCGCCTGGCATCGGCTGATGGACAAGTTTGCACGCGTGCTCACGGGGTACCTCCGACGACAAATCCAGGCGGGCGCTCAAGCTATTCAGCTCTTCGATAGTTGGGTCGGCTGCCTGTCTGCCGGCGATTATGCTGAATATGTCATGCCGCATGTCCAACGGATTTTCGACGGGCTCAAGCGGGAAGGCGTGCCGATGATTCATTTCGGCACGGGCACAACGGCCATCCTTCGACAGATGCGCGAGGCCGGGGGCGACGTCATCGGGATCGATTGGCGGGTTCATTTGGACGAGGCTTGGTCGATGGTCGGGCATGATCATGCCGTACAAGGCAATTTAGACCCGCTTGTCTTGTTTGCTCCGCTCCATGAGATCGAACGCCGGGTGGAGGATATTCTGCGACGAGCCGGGGGGCGGCCCGGGCATATCTTCAACCTGGGTCATGGCATTCTGCCGACGACACCGGTCGAGCACGTGGCCGCGACGATCGATATGGTGCATAAACTCAGTCAACGCTAG
- a CDS encoding pyruvate carboxylase subunit A (catalyzes the ATP-dependent carboxylation of a covalently attached biotin and the transfer of the carboxyl group to pyruvate forming oxaloacetate): MFKKILVANRGEIAMRIIRACRELNIATAAIYSEADSTGIYVKKADESYLVGPGPVKGFLDSNQIVDLATRIGADAVHPGYGFLSENAEFAELCQASGITFIGPSTHAITLMGSKVKARELAESAGVPIVPGTDGAITSIKEALAFAKRAGYPVMIKASAGGGGRGLRVVRSDDELRENMEVAAREAQASFGDGSVFIEKYIERPHHIEFQILGDRHGNIIHLGERDCSIQRRHQKLIEIAPSLVLTQELREEMGNAAITIARAVNYDNAGTVEFLLDQQGKFYFIEMNPRLQVEHTVTEQITAIDIVRNQIKIAAGLPLSIQQKDVILQGHAIQCRINAEDPKNNFLPCTGTVTAYLSPGGIGVRIDGAVYKDYTVPPYYDALLAKLTVRGRTWEETVSRMRRSLEEYVLRGVKTTIPFMEAIMQEPDFIAGRFDTSYLDTHPELYSYHEFEQPEDLVLALSAAIAAYEGL; the protein is encoded by the coding sequence ATGTTCAAGAAGATCTTAGTCGCCAATCGCGGCGAAATTGCCATGCGGATCATCCGCGCCTGCCGCGAATTGAACATCGCGACCGCCGCCATCTATTCCGAAGCGGATTCGACCGGCATCTATGTGAAGAAGGCGGACGAATCCTACCTGGTCGGACCCGGGCCGGTGAAGGGCTTCCTGGATAGCAATCAGATCGTCGACTTGGCTACAAGGATCGGCGCCGATGCCGTCCATCCGGGGTACGGGTTTCTTTCTGAAAATGCGGAGTTCGCCGAGCTCTGCCAGGCATCCGGTATTACGTTCATCGGCCCGTCCACTCACGCCATTACCTTAATGGGCAGCAAGGTCAAGGCACGCGAGCTGGCCGAATCGGCCGGTGTCCCGATCGTGCCCGGCACGGATGGAGCCATTACCAGCATCAAAGAAGCCCTGGCCTTCGCCAAGAGAGCCGGCTATCCGGTCATGATCAAGGCGAGTGCCGGGGGCGGCGGTCGCGGACTTCGAGTCGTTCGGTCCGACGACGAGCTGCGAGAAAACATGGAAGTCGCCGCGCGCGAGGCTCAGGCCTCATTCGGCGACGGCAGCGTCTTCATCGAAAAGTATATCGAGCGGCCGCATCATATCGAGTTTCAAATACTGGGGGATCGGCACGGCAATATCATCCATCTCGGTGAACGTGACTGTTCGATCCAGCGACGCCACCAAAAATTGATCGAGATCGCCCCGTCGTTGGTTCTGACACAGGAGCTCAGGGAAGAGATGGGCAACGCCGCCATCACCATCGCACGTGCGGTGAACTACGACAACGCGGGAACGGTGGAGTTCCTGCTCGATCAACAAGGCAAGTTCTACTTCATCGAAATGAACCCCCGCCTCCAAGTCGAGCATACGGTAACGGAGCAGATCACGGCCATCGACATCGTGCGAAATCAGATCAAGATCGCGGCGGGCCTGCCGCTCAGCATCCAGCAAAAAGACGTCATCCTGCAAGGCCACGCGATTCAGTGCCGGATCAACGCGGAAGACCCCAAAAACAATTTCCTGCCCTGTACTGGTACCGTCACGGCCTACCTCTCTCCCGGTGGAATCGGCGTCCGCATCGACGGGGCCGTGTACAAGGATTACACCGTACCGCCCTACTACGATGCGCTGCTGGCCAAGTTGACGGTCAGAGGCCGCACCTGGGAGGAAACCGTCAGCCGTATGCGACGTTCTCTTGAAGAGTACGTGCTCCGTGGCGTGAAAACCACCATTCCATTCATGGAGGCGATCATGCAGGAGCCGGACTTCATCGCCGGACGCTTCGACACATCCTATCTGGACACACACCCTGAATTGTACTCGTACCACGAGTTTGAGCAGCCGGAAGACCTCGTGCTGGCGCTGTCCGCCGCCATCGCCGCCTACGAAGGACTCTAA
- a CDS encoding pyruvate carboxylase subunit B (catalyzes the formation of oxaloacetate from pyruvate) — translation MRTEDMLPIAQKLDAVGYWSLEVWGGATFDTCLRFLKEDPWERLRALRAAMPNTKLQMLLRGQNLVGYRHYADDVVERFIERSATNGIDVFRIFDALNDVRNLDRAVSEVKACGKHAEATICYTVSPVHSIDRFVDLAKKLEDLGTDTICIKDMAGLLAPLDAYHLVRRLKAAVKVPLHLHSHYTSGMASMASLMAILGGLDMLDTSISPLAGGTSHPATETLVASLQHTPYDTGLDLSSFQPITEHFRTVRRKYRQFESDFTGVDAEILMSQIPGGMLSNLAAQLTEQNALDRMKEVLDEVPRVRKEMGYPPLVTPTSQIVGTQATLNVLTGERYKVITTETKNYFLGLYGRAPGQVDLDVMARATGDETPIKTRPADRLEPELDEAKKELPDSAHTIEDQLSFVLFPNIARDFFEAREKGELTPEPLELGSAKGPATAHELHLAPVEFNVTVHGETYHVKVSGSGRKIDGRKPYYIRVNDKLEEVSLEPIQEVLAGVPESPETQSGGKPKRPRPSKPGDVAPPMPGRVVKILVAVDDRVKAGDPLLIIEAMKMESRVPAPIDGRVATILTAEGDNVKTDETVIQLE, via the coding sequence ATGCGCACGGAAGACATGCTGCCGATCGCACAAAAGCTGGATGCCGTGGGCTATTGGTCGCTGGAGGTCTGGGGGGGCGCGACGTTCGACACCTGTCTGCGCTTTTTGAAGGAAGATCCTTGGGAGCGACTCAGGGCCCTGCGGGCCGCCATGCCCAATACCAAGCTCCAAATGTTGTTGCGGGGGCAAAATCTCGTGGGCTATCGCCATTACGCCGACGACGTGGTGGAACGGTTCATCGAGCGTTCAGCCACGAACGGCATCGATGTGTTCCGCATCTTCGACGCGCTCAACGACGTGCGAAATCTTGATCGCGCCGTCAGCGAAGTGAAGGCCTGCGGCAAACATGCGGAAGCCACCATTTGTTATACCGTCAGCCCGGTCCATAGCATCGATCGCTTTGTGGACCTCGCCAAGAAGCTGGAAGATCTGGGAACGGATACGATTTGCATCAAGGACATGGCAGGACTGTTGGCCCCGCTCGACGCCTACCATTTGGTGCGTCGGCTGAAGGCCGCCGTCAAGGTCCCGCTGCATCTCCACTCGCATTACACGTCCGGTATGGCGTCCATGGCCTCGCTGATGGCGATTCTGGGCGGTCTCGACATGCTCGATACCTCGATTTCTCCGCTGGCAGGGGGCACGTCTCACCCGGCGACGGAAACCTTAGTCGCTTCGCTTCAGCATACACCCTACGACACGGGACTGGACCTCTCATCCTTCCAACCGATCACCGAACACTTCCGAACGGTCCGCCGCAAGTATCGGCAGTTCGAGAGCGACTTTACCGGCGTGGATGCCGAAATTCTCATGTCGCAGATCCCCGGCGGCATGCTGTCGAACTTGGCCGCCCAGCTGACGGAGCAGAATGCCCTGGACCGGATGAAGGAAGTGCTCGATGAAGTCCCGCGTGTGAGAAAGGAGATGGGTTATCCCCCGCTCGTCACCCCGACCAGTCAAATCGTCGGCACGCAGGCGACGCTCAACGTGCTGACCGGCGAGCGGTACAAGGTCATCACCACCGAGACCAAGAACTATTTCTTGGGACTGTACGGCCGTGCCCCGGGACAGGTCGACCTCGACGTCATGGCTCGCGCGACCGGCGATGAAACACCGATCAAAACCAGGCCGGCCGACCGACTGGAACCGGAATTGGATGAAGCGAAAAAGGAACTTCCGGACTCGGCCCACACGATCGAGGACCAGCTGTCGTTCGTGCTGTTTCCAAACATCGCGCGAGACTTTTTTGAGGCCCGCGAGAAAGGCGAGTTGACCCCCGAGCCGCTCGAATTGGGCTCGGCGAAGGGACCGGCCACCGCTCACGAACTGCACCTGGCCCCCGTCGAGTTCAACGTCACGGTGCATGGCGAAACCTATCATGTGAAGGTCTCAGGATCCGGGCGAAAGATCGACGGACGCAAGCCCTACTATATCCGGGTCAACGATAAGCTCGAAGAGGTGTCGCTCGAACCCATCCAGGAAGTGCTCGCCGGTGTCCCCGAATCCCCGGAGACTCAATCGGGAGGAAAACCCAAACGTCCTCGACCTTCGAAACCCGGTGATGTGGCGCCGCCCATGCCGGGTCGAGTGGTGAAAATCCTCGTGGCGGTCGACGATCGCGTGAAGGCCGGCGATCCCCTCTTGATCATCGAAGCGATGAAGATGGAAAGCCGGGTACCGGCGCCGATCGACGGGAGAGTCGCCACGATCCTGACCGCCGAAGGTGACAATGTGAAGACGGATGAAACAGTCATTCAACTGGAGTAA
- a CDS encoding 2-Cys peroxiredoxin, with translation MRTRYFGFMGATLCLSLALAGCQAMGGSPNAGFSYKSMPVADGSVVAGEGNKVLFKGNPLTLAGSGVKVGDLLRDVKVAQNDLSLVNIAETKGAGKVRVISVVPSLDTPVCEQQTHLLSERNKGLDKVVELITVSVDTPFAQKRFAEEAKINNVTFLSDYRGAEFGKTHGLFLEGPHILTRAVMVVDKTNTIRYLQITPELTHLPDMEEALQFARRLVTES, from the coding sequence ATGCGGACGAGATATTTTGGGTTCATGGGCGCCACGCTGTGCCTTTCACTGGCCCTCGCCGGATGTCAGGCGATGGGAGGGTCACCCAACGCCGGATTTTCCTACAAGAGTATGCCCGTGGCGGACGGAAGCGTGGTGGCAGGCGAAGGCAACAAGGTCCTGTTCAAAGGGAATCCTCTCACACTCGCAGGCAGCGGGGTGAAAGTCGGCGATCTGTTGCGCGACGTGAAAGTCGCCCAAAACGATCTCTCTCTCGTGAATATCGCGGAGACCAAAGGCGCCGGCAAAGTACGCGTGATCAGCGTCGTCCCTTCGCTGGATACTCCCGTGTGCGAACAGCAGACCCATCTTCTGAGCGAACGGAATAAAGGCCTCGATAAAGTGGTGGAGCTCATCACCGTGAGTGTCGATACCCCCTTTGCCCAGAAACGCTTTGCCGAAGAAGCCAAGATTAACAACGTGACCTTCCTATCCGACTATCGGGGAGCTGAGTTTGGGAAGACCCACGGTCTCTTCCTGGAAGGTCCTCACATTCTGACGCGCGCGGTCATGGTCGTCGACAAGACGAACACCATTCGTTATCTTCAGATTACCCCGGAGCTCACCCATCTCCCGGATATGGAAGAAGCGCTCCAGTTCGCGCGCCGATTGGTGACGGAAAGTTAA
- a CDS encoding NAD(P)(+) transhydrogenase encodes MAHYDLLVIGTGPAGQKAAIQAAKLNKKVGIIERKTVVGGVCINTGTIPSKSLREAVLYLSGFRQRSIYGEEYRLKRKIRIEDLAFRANHVIKHEIQIVQNQMARNQVDMFFGAASFLDPHRLRIDTSRGPLELTADFIVIAVGTEPARPAHIPFDGHTIIDTDGLLTLKRIPGSIVIVGGGVIGTEYASMLAALGIPVTLIDKRPRLLEFVDAEIIDTLQQRMKDLGVVLYHNEEVLAITKKWNRSIQVSLRHARPIHTSTLMYAIGRVGATQSLNLHTIELKTDDRGRLTVNEHFQTAIPHIYAAGDVIGFPALASTSMQQGRHAACHAFGHPDRTDTSLLPYGIYAIPEISMVGRNEEELTRTDVPYGVGIARYKEIARGQLIGDETGMLKILFHRHTRHLLGVHAIGEGATELIHIGQAVMAFHGKIDYFIDTVFNYPTLAECYKVAALDGMNRMPRPWVPYI; translated from the coding sequence ATGGCTCACTACGATTTATTAGTCATCGGCACCGGACCCGCCGGCCAAAAGGCTGCCATTCAGGCGGCCAAGCTCAACAAGAAAGTCGGGATCATCGAGCGAAAGACGGTCGTCGGAGGGGTCTGCATCAATACGGGAACGATTCCGAGCAAGTCCCTCCGCGAAGCGGTGCTCTATCTCTCCGGGTTTCGTCAGCGCAGTATCTACGGAGAAGAGTACCGCCTAAAAAGAAAGATACGGATTGAAGACTTGGCCTTCCGGGCGAATCACGTCATCAAACATGAGATCCAAATCGTACAGAATCAGATGGCTCGGAACCAGGTCGATATGTTTTTTGGTGCGGCCAGCTTTCTCGATCCGCACCGCCTCCGCATCGACACGAGCCGCGGCCCGCTCGAGCTGACGGCGGATTTCATCGTCATCGCCGTCGGCACGGAGCCGGCTCGACCGGCGCACATCCCGTTCGACGGCCATACCATCATCGATACGGACGGGCTGTTGACCCTGAAACGCATCCCCGGCTCCATCGTCATCGTCGGAGGCGGGGTGATCGGAACGGAATACGCCTCGATGCTTGCCGCGTTGGGAATCCCCGTGACTCTCATCGATAAGCGACCGCGGCTGTTGGAGTTCGTTGACGCGGAGATCATCGACACGCTTCAACAACGCATGAAGGACCTCGGCGTGGTTCTGTATCACAATGAAGAAGTCCTCGCGATCACAAAAAAATGGAACAGATCCATCCAAGTATCCCTGCGCCATGCCAGACCGATCCACACATCGACACTGATGTACGCGATCGGGCGGGTTGGGGCCACTCAATCGCTGAACCTCCACACCATCGAACTCAAGACGGATGACCGAGGACGTCTGACCGTCAATGAGCATTTCCAAACGGCGATTCCCCACATCTATGCGGCCGGCGATGTCATCGGCTTTCCGGCACTGGCCTCGACGTCGATGCAACAGGGGCGCCATGCCGCCTGCCATGCCTTTGGCCACCCGGACCGCACGGATACCTCGCTCCTCCCGTACGGTATCTATGCCATTCCTGAGATTTCCATGGTCGGCCGCAATGAGGAAGAACTGACCCGGACGGATGTTCCCTACGGAGTCGGCATTGCCCGTTACAAAGAGATTGCCCGAGGACAGTTGATCGGCGATGAAACCGGTATGCTTAAAATCCTGTTTCATCGGCACACGAGACATCTGCTCGGCGTCCACGCCATCGGCGAAGGAGCCACGGAGCTGATCCACATCGGCCAAGCCGTCATGGCCTTTCATGGCAAGATCGATTATTTTATCGACACGGTTTTCAATTATCCGACGTTGGCCGAATGTTACAAAGTCGCAGCCCTGGACGGCATGAATCGCATGCCGAGGCCATGGGTCCCCTACATCTGA
- a CDS encoding thiaminase II: MSFSNHLRKLATSIWDAQLSHPFVVGLGNGTLPEQKFKYYILQDARFLGDLARVFSAAAIVAPDSESALRFNKLAEETIVVERSLHENYGKRWTMTVKQMTSVPMAPTNHAYTRHMLAVAASGTATEITVVALPCAWVYCVVGQHLLRKGPPPKNHPYRDWLILYASPEFAEVQLWMRKKVDQWAKTAGKEELRRMEDSFIISSRYEWMFWDMAWNEEKWPV; the protein is encoded by the coding sequence ATGTCCTTTTCGAACCACCTACGCAAACTTGCCACGTCGATCTGGGATGCCCAACTGAGTCACCCCTTCGTCGTGGGTCTTGGCAACGGCACACTGCCTGAACAGAAGTTCAAGTATTACATACTCCAGGACGCGCGGTTTCTGGGTGATCTGGCGCGTGTATTTTCTGCGGCGGCAATCGTCGCGCCGGACTCAGAAAGCGCCTTGCGGTTCAACAAGCTGGCGGAAGAGACCATCGTGGTCGAACGCAGTCTGCACGAAAATTACGGCAAACGTTGGACCATGACGGTGAAACAGATGACGTCCGTTCCGATGGCACCGACGAACCATGCCTACACCAGACACATGCTGGCCGTCGCGGCCTCCGGCACCGCGACGGAGATCACGGTCGTCGCCCTCCCCTGTGCCTGGGTGTATTGTGTCGTCGGCCAACATTTACTCAGGAAAGGACCTCCGCCCAAGAACCATCCCTACCGGGATTGGTTGATCCTGTACGCCTCGCCGGAGTTTGCCGAAGTCCAGTTGTGGATGCGGAAAAAAGTCGATCAGTGGGCCAAGACCGCCGGCAAGGAAGAACTGCGGCGAATGGAAGACTCCTTCATCATCAGTTCACGCTATGAATGGATGTTTTGGGACATGGCGTGGAACGAAGAGAAGTGGCCGGTATAG
- a CDS encoding RNA-binding transcriptional accessory protein: protein MATLKIVSIVATELGVGASQISAAVALLDGGATVPFIARYRKEATGNLDDTQLRILEDRLRYLRELEERRAAVLGSIEEQGKLTDVLRERIESVTTKQALEDLYLPFKPKRRTRAQIAREAGLEPLADGLLADPLLHPEQEALKYLRVVPAAEGVEAINVPDAKTALEGARDILMERFAEAADLLTPLRSKLWNEGVVTSTVMKDKETAEEEKFRDYYAYAEPIKAIPSHRALALFRGRSLGILKLELGLGEALETVVPHPCVAMVAAHAGVQDRGRPADKWLMGVCEWTWRVKLHMTLSTELFMQLRDAAEAEAIKIFAKNLHELLLAAPAGPKVILGLDPGIRTGCKIAVVDATGKLLATETIYPHQPRNDWQGSSETLVRLVVRHGVELVAIGNGTASRETDKLAGELIKLITSQQPDRKLAKIVVSEAGASVYSASAFAAAEFPELDVSLRGAVSIARRVQDPLAELVKIEPKAIGVGQYQHDVDQRALARSLDATVEDCVNAVGVDVNTASVPLLERVSGLNKALARNIVDYRNAHGPFPNRTAIRNVPRLGDKAFEQAAGFLRIQDGDNPLDRSAVHPEAYPVVERILTRLGTEISDVMRRPGVLKEVSPADFTDERFGLPTVRDIFAELEKPGRDPRPEFKTATFREGVESVSDLQPGMVLEGVVTNVAAFGAFVDIGVHQDGLVHVSALANKFIKDPHEVVKPGQIVKVKVIDVDLKRQRIALTMRLEDAASRPSAQAQSGSQATRDSRGRGPSPSSQTARTPQPIGAMALALAKARQKS, encoded by the coding sequence ATGGCAACGCTCAAGATTGTTTCGATTGTGGCCACGGAACTCGGCGTCGGGGCATCTCAAATAAGCGCCGCCGTGGCATTGCTCGACGGAGGCGCCACGGTTCCATTCATCGCCCGCTATCGCAAGGAGGCGACCGGCAACTTGGACGATACGCAATTGCGTATATTGGAAGACCGCTTGCGCTATCTTCGAGAACTGGAGGAGCGGCGTGCCGCCGTGTTGGGCTCGATTGAAGAACAAGGCAAGCTCACGGATGTGTTGCGTGAGCGCATCGAGTCCGTCACCACCAAACAAGCGCTCGAAGACCTGTATCTGCCCTTCAAACCCAAACGACGCACCCGTGCGCAAATCGCCCGCGAGGCAGGATTGGAACCGCTGGCCGACGGGCTGTTAGCTGATCCGCTGTTGCATCCGGAGCAGGAAGCGCTCAAGTACCTGCGCGTTGTGCCGGCTGCGGAAGGGGTGGAGGCGATCAATGTCCCCGATGCCAAAACCGCGTTGGAGGGAGCCCGCGACATTCTGATGGAGCGGTTTGCCGAAGCGGCTGACCTGTTGACCCCGCTGCGGTCGAAGTTGTGGAACGAAGGCGTCGTGACCTCGACCGTGATGAAAGACAAGGAGACGGCCGAAGAAGAAAAATTCCGTGATTATTATGCCTATGCGGAACCGATCAAGGCCATTCCATCACATCGCGCCCTCGCGCTCTTCCGAGGTCGTTCGCTCGGAATTCTAAAGCTGGAGTTGGGCCTGGGCGAAGCGCTGGAGACGGTCGTCCCACATCCCTGTGTCGCGATGGTCGCCGCGCATGCGGGCGTTCAAGATCGTGGCCGACCGGCGGACAAATGGCTGATGGGGGTTTGTGAATGGACCTGGCGCGTGAAGCTTCATATGACGCTCAGCACCGAATTGTTCATGCAATTGCGTGATGCGGCCGAGGCCGAGGCGATCAAAATTTTCGCCAAGAATCTCCATGAGTTGCTGCTGGCGGCACCGGCCGGGCCCAAGGTCATCCTCGGCCTGGATCCCGGCATTCGCACGGGTTGTAAAATCGCGGTGGTCGATGCCACGGGTAAATTATTGGCAACCGAGACGATCTATCCGCATCAGCCGCGCAATGATTGGCAAGGGTCATCGGAAACATTGGTCCGTCTGGTCGTTCGCCATGGCGTGGAATTGGTGGCGATCGGCAACGGGACGGCCAGCCGGGAGACCGACAAGTTGGCGGGCGAGCTGATCAAGTTAATCACGAGTCAGCAGCCCGACCGCAAGTTGGCAAAAATCGTGGTGAGTGAAGCCGGAGCGTCGGTGTATTCGGCCTCGGCCTTTGCCGCGGCGGAGTTTCCCGAGTTGGACGTAAGCTTACGAGGTGCGGTGTCCATCGCTCGACGGGTGCAGGATCCGCTGGCCGAGCTGGTGAAGATTGAACCGAAGGCGATCGGCGTCGGGCAATATCAGCATGACGTCGATCAGCGGGCATTGGCCCGATCCCTCGATGCCACGGTGGAAGATTGCGTGAATGCCGTCGGCGTGGACGTCAATACGGCATCGGTGCCTTTATTGGAGCGGGTCTCGGGCCTCAACAAAGCACTGGCCAGGAATATTGTGGACTATCGAAATGCACATGGACCCTTTCCCAACCGGACTGCGATCCGCAACGTGCCGCGTCTTGGCGACAAGGCCTTTGAGCAGGCGGCCGGCTTTTTACGCATTCAAGACGGCGACAACCCTTTGGATCGATCTGCCGTGCACCCGGAGGCCTACCCCGTCGTGGAACGTATTTTGACCAGGTTAGGAACGGAAATTTCGGATGTGATGCGCAGACCGGGGGTCTTGAAGGAGGTGTCGCCGGCGGATTTCACGGATGAAAGGTTTGGATTGCCGACGGTGCGGGACATTTTTGCCGAGCTGGAAAAACCGGGCCGCGATCCTCGACCTGAATTCAAGACCGCGACCTTCCGCGAGGGGGTCGAATCCGTAAGCGATCTGCAGCCCGGCATGGTGTTGGAGGGCGTGGTCACAAACGTGGCGGCCTTCGGCGCATTCGTCGACATCGGCGTCCATCAGGATGGTCTCGTGCACGTATCCGCATTGGCAAACAAATTCATCAAAGACCCACACGAGGTGGTGAAGCCGGGGCAGATCGTCAAAGTGAAAGTAATCGACGTCGATCTGAAGCGTCAGCGCATTGCCCTGACTATGCGATTGGAAGATGCGGCGAGTCGTCCATCTGCTCAGGCACAGTCCGGGAGTCAGGCAACACGTGACTCCCGCGGTCGTGGACCGTCGCCGTCCAGCCAGACAGCACGAACCCCTCAGCCGATCGGCGCGATGGCTCTGGCGTTGGCGAAGGCGAGACAGAAGTCATAA